From a single Fulvivirga ulvae genomic region:
- a CDS encoding Nif3-like dinuclear metal center hexameric protein — protein sequence MTKIKDIIQYLESVAPAAYQESYDNATLITGNSSTPVTNLLITLDVTEEVVQEAIDKNCNLIVAHHPIVFKGLKSLTGKNYVERTVIKAIRHDIAIYAIHTNLDNVFNGVNKKICDKIGLKNTRVLAPKKQILSKLVTFVPKNDTQKVLEALHRAGAGHVGNYTHCSFRVEGTGTFKPNEEANPHIGRANLQEEVTEDRVEMILPSHLEGTVLSALKLAHPYEEVAYFITSLTNSHQEVGSGMIGELTEEMEPFDFLKHLKNSMDLACIRHTKTLTGSIRKVAVCGGSGSFLLPGAISKGADVFITADFKYHEFFDAENKIVIADIGHYESEVFTKELINEILSKKFTTFALNLSETVTNPISYL from the coding sequence ATGACTAAAATAAAAGACATAATCCAATATTTAGAAAGCGTTGCACCAGCGGCTTACCAGGAAAGTTACGACAACGCCACGCTGATCACCGGCAATAGCAGCACACCTGTTACCAACTTATTGATAACACTTGATGTAACTGAGGAAGTAGTGCAGGAGGCCATTGATAAAAACTGCAATTTGATTGTTGCACACCACCCCATAGTCTTTAAAGGGTTGAAATCACTTACCGGTAAGAATTATGTGGAACGGACTGTTATCAAAGCGATCAGGCATGATATAGCCATTTATGCTATTCATACCAATCTGGACAATGTATTTAATGGTGTGAATAAAAAAATATGTGACAAGATCGGGCTTAAAAACACGCGCGTGCTAGCTCCAAAAAAGCAGATACTTTCAAAACTGGTCACGTTCGTTCCAAAAAATGATACACAAAAGGTATTGGAAGCACTGCACCGTGCAGGAGCCGGCCATGTTGGAAATTACACACATTGCAGCTTCAGGGTTGAAGGTACCGGTACATTTAAACCCAATGAAGAAGCTAACCCTCATATTGGCCGGGCTAATCTACAGGAAGAAGTAACTGAAGACCGTGTAGAAATGATACTTCCCTCGCACCTTGAAGGAACAGTACTGTCAGCACTTAAGCTGGCACACCCGTATGAAGAGGTGGCATACTTCATTACTTCGCTTACCAACAGCCACCAGGAAGTTGGCTCCGGGATGATCGGAGAACTTACTGAGGAAATGGAACCTTTTGACTTTTTAAAACATTTAAAGAATAGCATGGATTTAGCGTGCATCAGGCATACAAAAACATTGACCGGAAGTATTAGGAAAGTAGCTGTATGCGGAGGTTCCGGAAGCTTTTTATTACCAGGTGCTATTAGCAAAGGAGCAGATGTTTTTATTACTGCTGATTTCAAATATCATGAATTTTTTGATGCTGAAAATAAGATAGTGATTGCAGACATCGGGCATTATGAAAGCGAGGTATTTACAAAAGAATTAATTAATGAGATATTAAGTAAAAAATTTACTACCTTTGCACTCAATTTATCAGAAACTGTAACAAATCCAATTAGTTACTTATAG
- the lpxK gene encoding tetraacyldisaccharide 4'-kinase: MNFLGILLFPFTLIYDLITRFRNYLYNSGYKRSFEFEANVISVGNLSVGGTGKSPMVEYLIRLFEQKKIVTLSRGYGRSTRGFRLASDDDSPKTIGDEPYQFYNKFKDISVAVGEQRAIAIPFILAELPQTEVILLDDAFQHRPVKPSLNILLTDYNKPFFKDFVLPSGRLRESRGGARRADLIVVTKCPQQIDFKYYEDNIRRYNNRAHIAFASIKYMKPECISGSKPFSSKVFLFSGIANPESLSAYVSSQYQLVGEHYFRDHHRYRLEDITMLIRAYEQSGEGGCLITTEKDMVKLLPFIREGHIKDVPVFYLPIETVFEKGGRRFDETVLNSLKAYSY, encoded by the coding sequence ATGAATTTTTTAGGGATTTTACTCTTTCCATTTACTTTGATCTATGACCTGATCACAAGGTTTAGAAACTACCTATACAACAGCGGGTATAAGAGGTCGTTTGAATTTGAGGCCAATGTCATATCAGTAGGTAACCTTTCAGTTGGTGGAACAGGCAAAAGCCCTATGGTAGAGTACCTGATCCGTTTGTTTGAGCAAAAAAAAATAGTAACTCTTAGTCGTGGATATGGCAGGAGTACGCGCGGTTTTCGGCTGGCTTCCGACGATGATTCTCCCAAAACTATTGGAGATGAACCTTACCAGTTTTACAATAAGTTTAAAGACATTAGTGTTGCCGTGGGGGAACAAAGGGCCATTGCCATACCTTTTATACTGGCAGAGCTGCCTCAAACAGAGGTCATACTACTGGATGATGCCTTTCAACACAGACCGGTAAAGCCCAGCCTGAATATTTTGCTTACAGATTATAATAAACCTTTTTTTAAAGATTTTGTATTGCCTTCCGGGAGATTGCGGGAAAGCCGCGGCGGAGCCCGGCGTGCTGATCTGATTGTGGTCACCAAATGCCCGCAACAGATTGATTTTAAGTATTATGAAGATAACATCAGAAGGTATAATAACCGCGCTCATATAGCTTTTGCTTCAATAAAATATATGAAACCGGAGTGTATCTCTGGGAGTAAACCTTTCAGCAGTAAGGTATTCCTTTTCAGCGGCATCGCAAATCCAGAGTCATTGAGTGCATATGTTTCATCGCAATATCAGCTTGTGGGTGAGCACTATTTTCGCGATCACCATCGTTACAGGCTTGAGGATATCACGATGTTGATCAGAGCATATGAGCAATCGGGAGAGGGTGGGTGCCTGATCACTACGGAAAAGGATATGGTCAAATTATTGCCTTTCATCAGAGAAGGTCATATTAAAGATGTTCCTGTCTTTTATTTGCCGATTGAAACGGTGTTTGAGAAAGGTGGCAGGAGATTTGATGAAACGGTTTTGAATTCCCTGAAGGCTTATTCTTATTAG
- a CDS encoding hotdog fold thioesterase yields MINPELTLDDINKMNKNTMMEHLGIEFTGIGPDFIIAKMPVDNRHHQPYGLLHGGASVTLAETLGSVAAHCSIDTTKYFCVGLEINANHLKGVRSGYVYGKTTPIHVGKSTQVWEIRITNEQDELVCVSRITMAVLEQKK; encoded by the coding sequence ATGATTAATCCGGAGTTAACCCTTGACGATATCAATAAAATGAACAAGAATACCATGATGGAGCATCTTGGTATTGAGTTTACAGGGATCGGCCCCGACTTTATCATAGCAAAAATGCCCGTAGATAACAGGCACCATCAGCCCTATGGCCTTTTACATGGTGGCGCCAGTGTTACGCTCGCAGAAACGCTTGGGAGCGTAGCAGCACACTGCTCCATTGATACTACAAAATATTTTTGCGTTGGGCTGGAAATTAACGCTAATCATCTGAAAGGGGTCAGATCAGGTTATGTTTATGGAAAAACAACTCCCATACACGTTGGTAAATCTACCCAGGTCTGGGAAATCAGAATAACCAACGAACAGGATGAACTGGTTTGTGTTAGCAGAATAACAATGGCCGTTCTGGAACAAAAAAAATAA
- a CDS encoding tetratricopeptide repeat protein has translation MALNKHILLKKVSFNAYLFLCFILPGTLLANGTDWEFNKEEKQAYNYIISLKLDKATPLLNDKRPASAYLKNLSESIRLIITEDHSLFENYEDSFDDRLDLIESLQSDSGFKNFYLAELYLQRAFVNLKMGYEWTAAWDFRRAYKLIDTNTDKHPDFLPNYKSLGLLHVMIGSVPERHQWLIGLMGMQGTVKQGLTEIEKISNSDHFFSVEAQAISFLLQAYLLNQGDKAVKNFSNIYSNNQNNLLFGYLYMSLLIKNGQGQKALNTFHHLKKLKEGYLEFNFLNYLAGEIYLQKGEYELAETYYLEFIKHTKGRNFAKDAQYKLFLAYWLSDNTNKATLAHLKAQQTGQTKVEADKHAERSLSQPQFPNKTIMKIRLLTDGGFYSEAKLLAAKDHTFFSRKDKIEFTYRKARLLHKTGDIEDAIKLYTSTINETSGENWYYAPNSCLQLGYIYHQLGDTPLAKYYFNEVLGYKHHEYKTSLDNKAKAALANYEQ, from the coding sequence TTGGCTTTAAACAAACACATACTTTTAAAGAAGGTAAGTTTCAACGCTTACCTTTTTTTATGCTTTATACTTCCGGGCACTCTTTTGGCCAACGGTACGGATTGGGAATTTAACAAAGAGGAAAAGCAGGCCTATAATTATATCATTTCCCTGAAATTAGATAAGGCTACACCATTGTTAAACGATAAGCGACCTGCTTCGGCATATCTTAAAAACCTTAGCGAATCCATACGCCTGATCATCACAGAGGATCACTCACTTTTTGAAAATTATGAGGACTCATTTGATGACCGGCTGGACCTGATTGAATCCTTACAATCCGATAGCGGCTTTAAAAACTTCTACCTTGCAGAGCTATACCTTCAACGCGCATTTGTTAACCTTAAAATGGGATACGAATGGACCGCTGCATGGGATTTTCGCAGGGCCTACAAGCTGATAGACACCAACACGGATAAGCATCCCGATTTTCTCCCCAATTACAAGTCTCTGGGCTTGCTTCATGTTATGATAGGGTCAGTGCCCGAGCGTCACCAGTGGTTAATTGGCCTGATGGGTATGCAGGGAACCGTTAAACAAGGACTTACCGAAATTGAGAAAATTTCAAATTCCGATCATTTCTTTAGTGTGGAAGCCCAGGCAATCAGTTTCTTGTTGCAAGCATACCTGCTAAATCAGGGTGATAAGGCGGTTAAAAACTTCTCTAACATTTATAGCAACAATCAGAACAACTTACTTTTCGGCTACCTTTACATGTCACTACTGATAAAGAACGGACAAGGTCAAAAAGCATTGAATACCTTTCACCATCTTAAAAAACTCAAAGAAGGATACCTGGAGTTTAACTTTCTGAACTACCTCGCCGGAGAAATATACCTTCAAAAAGGTGAATATGAACTAGCAGAAACGTATTATCTCGAGTTTATAAAACACACTAAAGGGAGGAATTTTGCCAAAGATGCTCAATACAAATTATTCTTAGCCTATTGGTTAAGTGACAACACCAATAAAGCAACCCTAGCTCACCTCAAGGCTCAGCAAACAGGGCAGACAAAGGTTGAAGCAGATAAGCATGCAGAAAGGAGCCTGAGCCAGCCTCAGTTTCCTAACAAAACAATCATGAAAATAAGACTATTAACTGATGGGGGTTTTTATAGTGAGGCTAAATTATTAGCAGCCAAAGATCACACTTTTTTCTCCAGAAAAGATAAAATAGAATTTACTTATCGAAAAGCCCGGTTACTTCATAAAACCGGAGACATCGAGGATGCCATCAAGCTTTATACATCCACTATCAATGAAACCTCAGGAGAAAACTGGTATTATGCACCTAATTCTTGTCTGCAACTTGGATACATATACCATCAGTTGGGCGACACTCCACTTGCCAAATACTACTTCAATGAGGTATTGGGCTATAAACATCACGAATATAAGACAAGTCTGGACAACAAAGCCAAAGCGGCATTGGCTAATTATGAACAGTAG
- a CDS encoding tRNA-(ms[2]io[6]A)-hydroxylase has translation MDKHVLGLELPTDPRWANIAEKNIEEILIDHAYCEQKAASSCISLIVKFPEKKELVEMLTPVVAEEWSHFERVIEEMKKRGYTLGPMRKDEYVARLNKIEKKGGSREEQLVEKLLLNALIEARSCERFRLLWKNINDEELQKFYYELMVSEAGHYKNFLQLAKSYLPEERVMERWREILAAEAEIIKTLEVRGDRMH, from the coding sequence ATGGATAAACACGTACTTGGCTTAGAGCTTCCTACTGACCCGCGATGGGCGAATATTGCAGAAAAGAATATTGAGGAAATACTCATTGACCATGCCTACTGTGAACAGAAAGCTGCTAGCTCGTGTATTTCGCTCATCGTGAAGTTTCCGGAGAAAAAGGAGCTTGTTGAAATGCTGACCCCGGTGGTAGCTGAGGAGTGGAGTCATTTCGAGCGCGTTATTGAAGAAATGAAGAAGCGGGGCTATACCCTGGGACCAATGAGGAAGGATGAATATGTGGCCCGGTTAAACAAAATTGAGAAAAAAGGAGGAAGCAGGGAAGAGCAACTCGTTGAAAAACTTTTGTTAAATGCACTTATAGAAGCAAGAAGCTGTGAGCGATTCAGGCTGCTTTGGAAGAATATTAATGATGAAGAACTTCAGAAATTTTACTATGAACTGATGGTTTCTGAAGCAGGGCATTATAAAAACTTTTTGCAGCTGGCCAAAAGCTACCTGCCGGAAGAAAGAGTAATGGAGAGGTGGCGCGAAATACTTGCCGCTGAGGCAGAGATCATTAAAACGCTCGAGGTAAGGGGGGACAGGATGCATTAA
- a CDS encoding putative porin: protein MDLKKVVLILSGLSLVAHIGFSQIVIPEEEEETERIGSGILDDSTKQIYGPTTTRFTLEENIKYNNPHYWNIDTTVLNLHRYQYVARERNLYQDLGNIGTAISPIYPKLPHRIGATSGFTVYDMYYEGPEAVRYYDTKSPYSMFGVIWGGEGRAITDAKYSRNIDERSNIGIDFKGLFIDKQIQRVRRGDRHVEGIYYRGYGSYSTKNGKYTALANFIRNRHQVDEYGGILLESDTLPRSAYFDENRQTILTEAGTDELRTNYHLYHQYKLNDFIQLYHSFDRYKQQNDFLDTPDTTSAFYDFYEVDSTDTKDRSKLTYIQNEVGVKGDIGKTFYNFYYKARKVDFEYKYIEEDTLGFDTDYLENYAGFNLRFGNDSVSYISAYGEYMLGGEYKLGGEIRAPWFYAEAISVKYTPAYIQNAYRGSHDVWKNDFDSPISSSLRAGLNLKLGPVRLMPSAEYTLLTNYIYFRDNNATEGQRVLPVQTSGDINLLKGQLDLSVDFLKVFNFNTKLIYSNVSGGSADAISVPELFGNAQVYYHEILLDGNLEWQIGFDLHMRSAYYAQAYDPIIMQYYIQDEFKVEPYPVWDVFLNAKINRGRFFLKYNNIVRAFRPTGYFMTPYYPAQDDIFDFGFSWSFYD, encoded by the coding sequence GTGGATTTGAAAAAAGTAGTACTTATTTTGTCAGGCCTTAGCCTGGTTGCCCATATTGGTTTTTCACAGATCGTAATTCCCGAAGAAGAGGAAGAGACTGAACGCATTGGCTCCGGTATACTGGATGACTCTACCAAACAAATATACGGACCGACTACCACCCGTTTTACCCTTGAGGAAAATATCAAATATAATAATCCGCATTACTGGAATATCGATACTACAGTACTGAACCTTCACAGGTATCAATATGTAGCCAGGGAACGTAACTTATACCAGGATCTGGGTAATATAGGTACTGCTATTTCACCTATTTATCCGAAATTGCCCCACCGGATAGGTGCTACTTCAGGGTTTACTGTTTATGATATGTATTATGAAGGGCCTGAAGCAGTCAGGTACTATGATACTAAATCACCCTACTCTATGTTTGGTGTGATCTGGGGTGGCGAAGGCCGCGCTATTACTGATGCGAAATACAGCAGGAATATCGATGAACGATCCAATATAGGTATTGACTTCAAAGGCCTCTTTATAGATAAGCAAATACAAAGGGTAAGGAGAGGAGACAGGCATGTTGAGGGTATTTATTACCGGGGTTATGGCAGCTACAGTACTAAAAACGGTAAATACACTGCACTTGCAAACTTCATCAGGAACCGCCATCAGGTGGATGAGTATGGTGGGATTTTATTGGAGTCAGATACGCTCCCTAGGTCTGCATATTTTGACGAAAACAGGCAAACCATACTCACGGAGGCTGGTACCGACGAGCTTCGGACTAATTACCACCTGTACCACCAATATAAGTTGAATGATTTTATTCAGCTGTATCATTCCTTTGATCGCTATAAGCAACAAAATGATTTTCTGGATACACCAGACACTACCTCTGCTTTTTATGACTTTTATGAGGTTGATTCTACTGACACAAAAGACAGATCAAAACTGACTTATATTCAAAATGAAGTGGGAGTGAAAGGTGATATTGGCAAAACATTCTACAATTTCTACTACAAGGCCAGAAAGGTGGATTTTGAGTACAAGTATATCGAAGAAGATACACTGGGCTTTGATACGGATTATCTTGAAAATTATGCCGGATTTAATCTGCGTTTTGGAAATGATTCTGTAAGCTATATCAGTGCCTATGGCGAGTACATGCTTGGAGGAGAGTACAAATTGGGAGGTGAGATTAGAGCCCCATGGTTTTATGCGGAGGCAATCAGTGTTAAGTACACTCCGGCGTATATTCAAAATGCATACCGCGGAAGTCATGATGTGTGGAAGAATGATTTTGACTCTCCTATATCATCAAGCCTCCGGGCAGGTTTGAACCTGAAACTAGGCCCCGTAAGGCTGATGCCTTCCGCCGAGTATACTCTCCTGACCAATTATATTTATTTCAGGGACAACAATGCTACCGAAGGGCAGCGGGTTTTGCCTGTACAAACTTCGGGTGACATTAATCTGTTGAAAGGGCAACTTGACCTGAGCGTAGATTTCCTAAAGGTATTTAATTTTAATACCAAACTTATTTACAGCAATGTATCCGGCGGGTCGGCGGACGCGATCAGTGTGCCCGAGCTATTTGGAAATGCCCAGGTATATTATCATGAAATTTTGCTGGATGGAAACCTGGAGTGGCAAATAGGGTTTGACCTGCACATGAGAAGTGCATATTATGCCCAGGCTTATGACCCTATAATTATGCAGTACTATATTCAGGATGAATTCAAGGTTGAGCCCTATCCCGTATGGGATGTTTTTCTGAACGCCAAGATCAACAGAGGCAGGTTCTTCCTTAAATATAATAACATCGTCAGAGCGTTTCGCCCTACGGGATATTTCATGACACCATACTATCCGGCACAGGATGATATTTTTGATTTTGGATTTAGCTGGTCTTTTTACGATTAA
- a CDS encoding zinc ribbon domain-containing protein, which translates to MENTSVAQKLEALVKLQSIDSKLDEIIKLRGDLPDEVQDLEDEIEGYKTRHGRFNTELEELEQSIKDNKAGIKEAEKLIQKYNDQQNNVRNNREFDAITKEVELQELEIQILEKKTREAQEAIERKKEEIASIQALIDERGADLDSKQQELKEILEDSQEEESQLRSDREKATKKIEPKLLKYYEKLRANLSNGLAVVTVKRGAAEGCNIVIPPQKIAEIREKKKIVIDEHSGRILADVDMESMTEEKPKRTTRRKKKA; encoded by the coding sequence ATGGAAAACACTAGTGTTGCACAAAAACTCGAAGCTCTCGTAAAATTACAATCTATTGATTCGAAACTTGACGAAATAATCAAATTAAGAGGAGACCTTCCTGATGAAGTTCAGGATCTTGAGGACGAAATCGAAGGGTACAAAACCAGACATGGAAGGTTTAACACCGAACTGGAAGAGCTGGAACAATCTATAAAAGATAATAAGGCTGGTATCAAAGAAGCTGAAAAGCTAATCCAAAAATACAACGACCAGCAGAACAATGTAAGAAACAACCGCGAATTTGACGCTATTACCAAAGAAGTTGAATTGCAGGAACTGGAAATCCAGATACTGGAAAAGAAAACCAGGGAAGCTCAGGAAGCTATTGAAAGAAAGAAAGAGGAGATTGCCAGCATCCAGGCTTTAATTGATGAAAGAGGTGCTGACCTGGATAGCAAACAACAAGAGCTAAAGGAGATTCTTGAAGACAGCCAGGAAGAAGAAAGCCAGTTAAGAAGTGACCGTGAAAAAGCTACAAAGAAAATTGAGCCTAAACTTCTTAAGTATTACGAAAAGCTAAGAGCAAACCTCTCCAACGGACTGGCAGTGGTAACTGTAAAAAGAGGAGCCGCAGAAGGATGCAACATTGTTATACCTCCTCAAAAAATCGCCGAAATCAGAGAGAAGAAAAAGATTGTAATTGACGAACATTCAGGCAGAATCCTGGCGGATGTAGATATGGAATCTATGACCGAGGAGAAGCCTAAGAGAACTACGAGAAGAAAGAAAAAAGCATAA
- a CDS encoding isochorismate synthase, with the protein MTISEEIRIQPIEQVINNAVAFGKQEGGAVAVWRIPGEDSIQLIVDFSTELQHTPEPLDIKSPGFVFAPFDTSSNTYLVKADLHINMGTHQITARPDYNVSTKTEKFLTFLEKEKVQTTIPSDIRIADTIGDKQKFTQLVSTSVKAIQGGQFQKVVPSRKKEITFNQPLNVGDNFLRLAKAYPSAFISLVFVPQAGVWMGATPELLISVKDNTFKSVALAGTQKFEEGTSLSNVAWTQKEIEEQALVSRYIINCFKKIRLREFEELGPKTVVAGNLLHLKTEFKVDMLATNFPDLGEIMLKLLHPTSAICGMPLEPAREFLIKHEHYDRQYFAGYLGPANLNNSTHLYVNLRCMHIEENKATVFAGAGVTEDSQPEKEWMETEIKMNTLLNIIK; encoded by the coding sequence TTGACAATCTCAGAAGAAATCAGAATCCAACCCATAGAGCAAGTCATTAACAATGCCGTGGCTTTTGGAAAACAGGAAGGTGGAGCAGTAGCAGTTTGGAGAATTCCGGGGGAGGACAGCATTCAATTGATCGTTGATTTTTCAACTGAATTACAACATACGCCCGAACCTCTGGATATAAAATCACCAGGATTCGTATTCGCCCCGTTTGATACATCAAGTAATACTTATCTGGTTAAAGCTGACTTGCACATTAACATGGGCACTCACCAGATAACAGCAAGGCCGGATTATAACGTAAGCACTAAAACTGAAAAATTCCTAACCTTCCTGGAAAAGGAAAAAGTACAGACTACCATACCATCAGATATCCGAATAGCCGACACCATTGGTGATAAGCAAAAGTTCACCCAACTGGTAAGCACCTCGGTAAAGGCCATACAGGGCGGGCAATTTCAAAAAGTAGTGCCCTCAAGAAAAAAAGAAATTACTTTCAACCAACCCCTTAATGTTGGCGATAACTTCCTGAGATTGGCCAAAGCTTACCCTTCAGCATTTATTTCGCTTGTATTTGTGCCTCAGGCAGGTGTTTGGATGGGTGCCACACCCGAATTACTGATCAGTGTTAAAGACAATACATTTAAAAGCGTGGCACTGGCTGGCACTCAAAAGTTTGAGGAGGGCACATCACTGTCTAATGTGGCCTGGACTCAGAAAGAAATTGAAGAACAGGCACTGGTAAGCCGGTACATCATTAACTGCTTTAAGAAGATCCGATTGAGGGAATTCGAAGAACTGGGTCCAAAAACGGTAGTTGCAGGAAACCTGCTGCATCTAAAAACTGAGTTTAAGGTTGATATGCTGGCAACAAATTTTCCTGATCTTGGGGAAATCATGCTGAAACTGCTGCACCCTACCTCCGCTATTTGCGGCATGCCCCTCGAACCTGCCAGAGAGTTTCTGATCAAACATGAGCACTATGACAGGCAATACTTTGCCGGATACCTCGGCCCGGCTAATTTAAACAACAGCACACACCTTTATGTAAACCTGAGATGCATGCATATCGAAGAAAACAAGGCCACAGTTTTTGCAGGTGCCGGGGTGACAGAAGACTCTCAGCCCGAAAAAGAATGGATGGAGACAGAAATTAAAATGAACACTTTACTAAACATCATTAAATAA
- the menD gene encoding 2-succinyl-5-enolpyruvyl-6-hydroxy-3-cyclohexene-1-carboxylic-acid synthase, translated as MNLQPIYNIAETCSRYGISQAILSPGSRCAPITLAFVRHPKINCRTITDERSAAFIGMGIAQQLKKPTVLVCTSGSAAYNYAPAVAEAFFQKIPLLVITADRPPEWIDQLDGQTIRQTELYGRHIKKSYNLPVDLDHPDAQWHAQRLISEAINTAEEFPAGPVHINVPLREPFYPKDSSEITFDEAMKTISETRATKDLSSREWETLTEKWKKFNRILIAGGQNNIDNRLSAPLSKIIKDQKIPVVGDIISNLHPVEDLIRHADLFLGQDKNGLHESLQPELLVTFGNSTISKNVKLLLRKYQPQEHWHIQIGGYVADTFKSLSRIIRIEPETFFKKVAEIELPSTFDNQKQENYYHIWQIEERKSSRLLQTFFPHEPFGEFEFIREVMHNLPDNSNLHLANSMAVRYANFCGLENPSVEVFANRGTSGIDGSNSTTVGHCFTSERINTLITGDLAFFYDRNAFWHNYEMKNLRIVLVNNHAGGIFRIINGPDKLPELEEYFETRQKLTAKLTAEEFGFEYLHCNKRSKLTNYLKEFFEDSDRPKILELETLSQENTATLKTFKNTFRDIK; from the coding sequence TTGAACCTCCAGCCGATCTACAATATCGCCGAAACCTGCAGCAGATATGGCATCAGTCAGGCCATACTTTCGCCAGGTTCCCGATGCGCCCCCATTACGCTTGCATTTGTAAGGCACCCTAAGATAAATTGCCGTACGATTACAGACGAAAGATCTGCCGCATTCATTGGGATGGGTATAGCACAACAGCTAAAAAAGCCAACAGTACTGGTATGCACATCAGGATCAGCCGCATACAACTACGCGCCGGCCGTGGCAGAAGCTTTTTTCCAGAAGATACCCTTGCTGGTGATTACCGCGGATCGGCCACCTGAATGGATAGACCAGCTTGACGGACAAACGATCAGACAGACGGAACTCTATGGCAGGCATATAAAAAAAAGCTATAACCTCCCCGTAGACCTTGATCATCCCGATGCCCAATGGCATGCCCAGCGCCTGATTTCCGAAGCCATAAATACTGCCGAAGAATTTCCTGCCGGACCTGTGCATATCAATGTACCCCTGAGGGAACCCTTCTACCCAAAAGATAGCTCTGAGATTACGTTTGATGAAGCCATGAAAACCATTTCAGAAACCAGGGCTACTAAAGACCTGAGCAGCCGGGAGTGGGAAACCTTAACTGAAAAATGGAAAAAATTTAATCGTATTCTCATTGCCGGCGGTCAAAATAACATAGACAACCGACTCTCTGCGCCTCTTAGCAAGATCATTAAAGACCAGAAAATTCCGGTAGTCGGAGACATTATTTCAAATCTCCACCCAGTGGAAGACCTGATCAGACACGCCGACCTGTTTTTGGGGCAGGATAAAAACGGCCTTCATGAAAGCCTGCAACCAGAACTTCTGGTAACATTCGGCAACTCTACTATTTCAAAAAATGTGAAGCTGCTATTGAGAAAATATCAGCCCCAGGAGCACTGGCACATCCAGATTGGCGGGTATGTAGCCGACACTTTCAAATCACTCAGCAGAATCATAAGGATCGAGCCTGAGACCTTTTTCAAGAAAGTAGCGGAAATAGAACTCCCTTCGACATTCGACAACCAGAAGCAGGAGAATTACTACCACATCTGGCAAATTGAAGAAAGGAAATCTTCTCGCTTGCTACAAACCTTTTTTCCGCATGAACCTTTTGGAGAGTTTGAATTTATCAGGGAAGTTATGCATAACCTGCCTGATAACTCCAATTTACATCTGGCCAATAGCATGGCCGTCAGATATGCTAATTTTTGCGGACTTGAAAACCCATCGGTAGAAGTATTTGCCAACAGGGGCACCAGTGGCATAGATGGAAGTAACAGTACTACAGTCGGTCATTGTTTTACTTCGGAACGAATTAACACCCTCATTACCGGTGACCTGGCATTCTTCTATGACAGAAATGCCTTCTGGCACAACTATGAAATGAAAAACTTAAGGATCGTTCTGGTAAATAATCATGCCGGAGGGATCTTCAGAATAATCAACGGTCCCGATAAGCTGCCTGAGCTTGAAGAATATTTTGAAACCAGGCAAAAGTTAACCGCTAAATTAACAGCTGAGGAATTTGGTTTTGAATACCTCCACTGTAACAAGAGAAGTAAACTAACCAATTACCTGAAAGAGTTCTTTGAAGATAGTGACAGGCCTAAGATACTCGAACTTGAAACATTGAGTCAAGAGAATACTGCAACTCTTAAAACTTTTAAAAACACATTTAGAGACATTAAATAG